The proteins below are encoded in one region of Streptomyces cyanogenus:
- a CDS encoding succinate dehydrogenase hydrophobic membrane anchor subunit gives MSTTETAASGVGPVEGAPVYTVDNPAPLIEAPRKRTKKSPKSTRGNFELAAWLFMRLSGIVLVVLVLGHLLIQLVLDGGVSKIGFAFVAGRWASPFWQVWDLLMLWLAMLHGANGLRTVINDYAERPNTRLWLKGLLYTATVFTILLGTLVIFTFDPNIR, from the coding sequence ATGTCCACGACTGAAACCGCGGCCTCCGGAGTCGGCCCCGTCGAGGGGGCCCCCGTCTACACCGTCGACAACCCGGCCCCGCTGATCGAGGCGCCCCGCAAGCGCACCAAGAAGTCCCCCAAGTCGACCCGGGGCAACTTCGAGCTGGCGGCCTGGCTGTTCATGCGCCTGTCCGGCATCGTGCTGGTCGTCCTCGTCCTCGGCCACCTGCTGATCCAGCTGGTGCTGGACGGCGGTGTCTCCAAGATCGGCTTCGCCTTCGTGGCGGGCCGCTGGGCGTCCCCGTTCTGGCAGGTCTGGGACCTGCTGATGCTGTGGCTGGCGATGCTGCACGGCGCCAACGGCCTGCGCACGGTCATCAACGACTACGCCGAGCGGCCGAACACCCGGCTGTGGCTCAAGGGCCTGCTCTACACCGCCACGGTGTTCACCATCCTGCTGGGCACGCTGGTGATCTTCACCTTCGACCCGAACATCCGCTAG
- the sdhC gene encoding succinate dehydrogenase, cytochrome b556 subunit yields MPAGTLYRGREGMWSWVAHRVTGVLIFFFLFVHVLDTALVRVSPEDYDKVVATYKTPVVALLEYGLVAAILFHALNGLRVIAVDFWSKGPRYQKQMFWTVMGVWIVLMLGAIYPVLGHAYRVLFGS; encoded by the coding sequence GTGCCGGCTGGAACGCTGTACCGCGGCCGGGAAGGAATGTGGTCCTGGGTGGCTCACCGAGTCACCGGCGTCCTCATTTTCTTCTTCCTGTTCGTTCACGTGCTGGACACCGCTCTCGTGCGTGTCTCCCCCGAGGACTACGACAAGGTCGTAGCCACGTACAAGACGCCCGTCGTCGCGCTGCTGGAGTACGGCCTCGTCGCCGCCATCCTCTTCCACGCGCTCAACGGCCTGCGCGTCATCGCCGTCGACTTCTGGTCGAAGGGCCCGCGCTACCAGAAGCAGATGTTCTGGACCGTGATGGGTGTCTGGATCGTGCTCATGCTCGGGGCGATCTACCCGGTCCTCGGCCACGCCTACCGTGTCCTGTTTGGGAGCTGA
- a CDS encoding 2-oxo-4-hydroxy-4-carboxy-5-ureidoimidazoline decarboxylase, whose amino-acid sequence MTRGPTLPAHRLPYLPTPLDAFNTAHADEARSLLLHCLHSVRWSDRLAAHRPYPDLGALLAAADEAAYDLSPADLAEALAGEALPELPEDTYSAAHMALGAAHAAYEARFGHAFIIYLGDVPPDEVIDHILEAIRSRLANDPEEERVTAAEELRRLARGRLRALLGGAGLCSICGYRHVGATSPNAPAPGK is encoded by the coding sequence GTGACGCGAGGACCCACGCTGCCCGCCCACCGCCTGCCGTATCTCCCCACGCCCCTCGACGCCTTCAACACGGCCCACGCCGACGAGGCCCGCAGCCTTCTCCTGCACTGTCTGCACAGCGTGCGCTGGTCCGACCGGCTCGCCGCCCACCGCCCGTACCCCGACCTGGGCGCCCTGCTGGCCGCGGCGGACGAGGCGGCGTACGACCTCTCCCCGGCCGACCTGGCCGAGGCCCTGGCCGGCGAGGCCCTCCCGGAGCTCCCCGAGGACACGTACTCGGCGGCCCACATGGCCCTGGGCGCCGCGCACGCCGCCTACGAGGCCCGATTCGGCCACGCGTTCATCATCTATCTGGGCGACGTTCCCCCGGACGAGGTCATCGACCACATCCTCGAAGCGATCCGGTCACGATTGGCAAACGATCCGGAGGAGGAGCGGGTGACGGCGGCGGAGGAGCTGCGGCGACTCGCCCGGGGACGGCTGCGGGCCCTGCTCGGAGGCGCCGGGCTCTGTTCGATTTGTGGCTACCGCCATGTGGGCGCGACCAGCCCAAACGCACCCGCACCCGGCAAATAA
- a CDS encoding beta-N-acetylhexosaminidase: protein MIRKRAVTAAAVVGTVALGTGVGVWAWADGGGGAAGSGAAPGRPATASASPSPSRSYPLSQAPRTIPAVRSHTPARGPGWKPRHGGRVVVSDPRLADEGRLTAGELGLVYAGQKSDVRPGDVRLALGGGSGNQESYTMTVRDGRVDISGPGEAGVFYGTRTLKQEVHGGGTAPEGVIRDQPAKPVRGFMLDIARKPYSEAWIEDRIRELGDLKYNELGLHFSDDQAFRIESSSHPEIVSRDHLTKAQVKRIVALADSRHITVVPEIDSPGHLGAVLAAHPDLQLRNVNGVPTRGAIDISKDASARIVDDLLNEYAGLFTGDRWHLGGDEYQALTVRDPQASYPQLAAAARQKYGAGGTVADLATGWLNDRAATVRAHHRTLRAWNDGFFRGTSVQPARDLRVAYWTGKEIGARPPAEYLSAGRKVLNYNDEYLYYVLGQPQTFVYPTGQRIYEQWNPRVLRGTTAVPARYDGQILGGSFAVWSDRPNAQTEGQVAAGVRMPLRATAQKLWDPGEPALTWAEFRRLADRLG, encoded by the coding sequence GTGATACGCAAGCGTGCGGTGACGGCCGCCGCGGTCGTCGGGACGGTCGCGCTCGGCACGGGCGTCGGCGTGTGGGCCTGGGCGGACGGAGGCGGCGGCGCGGCCGGCTCCGGGGCCGCCCCGGGCCGGCCGGCGACCGCGTCGGCCAGCCCCAGTCCCAGCCGGTCGTACCCGCTCTCGCAGGCGCCGCGCACGATACCCGCGGTCCGCTCCCACACCCCCGCGCGCGGTCCCGGCTGGAAACCGCGGCACGGCGGGCGGGTGGTGGTGAGCGACCCCCGGCTGGCCGACGAGGGGCGGCTGACGGCCGGGGAGCTGGGGCTGGTGTACGCCGGGCAGAAGAGCGACGTCCGGCCGGGTGACGTGCGGCTCGCCCTCGGCGGCGGGAGCGGGAACCAGGAGTCGTACACGATGACCGTCCGGGACGGGCGGGTCGACATCAGCGGGCCCGGCGAGGCGGGCGTCTTCTACGGCACCCGCACCCTGAAGCAGGAGGTCCACGGCGGTGGTACGGCCCCCGAGGGCGTCATACGCGACCAGCCGGCCAAGCCGGTGCGCGGGTTCATGCTGGACATCGCGCGCAAGCCGTACTCCGAGGCCTGGATCGAGGACCGGATACGCGAGCTGGGGGACCTGAAGTACAACGAGCTGGGGCTGCACTTCTCCGACGACCAGGCCTTCCGGATCGAGTCCAGCAGCCACCCGGAGATCGTCTCCCGGGACCATCTGACCAAGGCGCAGGTCAAGCGGATCGTGGCGCTGGCGGACAGCCGGCACATCACCGTCGTGCCCGAGATCGACTCGCCGGGGCACCTGGGGGCCGTCCTCGCCGCCCACCCCGACCTGCAGCTGCGCAACGTGAACGGGGTGCCGACCCGGGGCGCGATCGACATCTCCAAGGACGCCTCCGCACGGATCGTCGACGACCTGCTGAACGAGTACGCCGGGCTCTTCACCGGCGACCGGTGGCACCTGGGCGGCGACGAGTACCAGGCCCTCACCGTGCGCGACCCGCAGGCCTCCTACCCGCAGCTGGCGGCCGCCGCCCGGCAGAAGTACGGCGCCGGCGGGACCGTCGCCGACCTGGCCACCGGCTGGCTCAACGACCGCGCCGCCACCGTCCGCGCCCACCACCGGACCCTGCGCGCCTGGAACGACGGCTTCTTCCGCGGCACCTCCGTGCAGCCCGCACGCGATCTGCGGGTCGCCTACTGGACCGGCAAGGAGATCGGCGCCCGGCCGCCCGCGGAGTACCTGAGCGCCGGCCGCAAGGTGCTCAACTACAACGACGAGTACCTCTACTACGTGCTCGGCCAGCCGCAGACCTTCGTCTACCCGACCGGACAGCGCATATACGAGCAGTGGAACCCGCGGGTGCTGCGCGGCACGACCGCCGTCCCGGCGCGCTACGACGGGCAGATCCTCGGCGGATCGTTCGCGGTCTGGTCCGACCGCCCGAACGCGCAGACGGAGGGTCAGGTCGCCGCGGGCGTCCGGATGCCGCTGCGGGCCACCGCACAGAAGCTGTGGGACCCGGGCGAACCGGCGCTTACCTGGGCAGAGTTCAGAAGGCTGGCGGACCGGCTGGGCTGA
- a CDS encoding DUF4328 domain-containing protein — MTTPMPAPPYPAPPGAWLRSPAALGRATALLLGLVIATDLFACFADLLEMNVTGDLADGVTGADVLDRADRADALYGVSGISQGVALVATAVVYLCWLWRIRVNAEVFDASRHTMKRGWTIGAWFCPVVNLWFPRRIVADSWDASAPWGSRSGHTPVNAWWTLWLVSLFVGRFAFSSSRHAETADELHEAAGTMLFSDALDIVAAVLAVVVVVRLTRMQERKVLSGELPVPAVG, encoded by the coding sequence ATGACCACGCCCATGCCCGCGCCGCCGTACCCCGCCCCGCCCGGCGCCTGGCTGCGTTCACCGGCCGCGCTCGGCCGGGCCACCGCCCTGCTGCTCGGCCTCGTCATCGCCACCGACCTGTTCGCCTGCTTCGCGGACCTGCTGGAAATGAACGTCACCGGCGACCTCGCCGACGGCGTCACCGGCGCCGACGTGCTGGACCGGGCGGACCGGGCGGACGCCCTCTACGGCGTCTCCGGCATCTCGCAGGGCGTGGCGCTGGTGGCCACGGCCGTCGTCTACCTGTGCTGGCTGTGGCGGATCCGGGTGAACGCCGAGGTGTTCGACGCCTCCCGGCACACCATGAAGCGCGGCTGGACCATCGGCGCCTGGTTCTGCCCGGTCGTGAACCTGTGGTTCCCGCGCCGGATCGTCGCGGACAGCTGGGACGCCAGCGCGCCCTGGGGCTCGCGGTCCGGGCACACGCCGGTCAACGCCTGGTGGACGCTGTGGCTCGTCAGCCTCTTCGTGGGCCGGTTCGCCTTCAGCAGCTCCCGGCACGCCGAGACGGCGGACGAACTGCACGAGGCCGCCGGCACGATGCTGTTCTCCGACGCCCTCGACATCGTGGCCGCGGTCCTCGCCGTCGTGGTGGTCGTCCGGCTGACCCGGATGCAGGAGCGCAAGGTCCTCTCCGGCGAGCTCCCGGTTCCCGCGGTTGGCTGA
- a CDS encoding RNA polymerase sigma factor, whose protein sequence is MGQGGEPRRPQPRDGELGAAVARAQDGDETAFAVAYRIVQPGLLGYLRGLVGDDAEDVASDAWLEIARDLGRFRGDGAGFRGWTATIARHRALDHLRRQRVRPRAAQLEQDALELPGRLSTHDQALESLSTERALDLVRGLPRDQAEAVLLRVVVGLDGPAAARVLGKRPGAVRTAAYRGLRRLARQLGTDGATDADPPTPG, encoded by the coding sequence TTGGGCCAGGGAGGGGAACCCCGCCGCCCGCAGCCGCGGGACGGGGAGCTGGGCGCGGCCGTCGCGCGGGCCCAGGACGGTGACGAGACCGCCTTCGCGGTGGCCTACCGGATCGTGCAGCCCGGCCTGCTGGGCTATCTGCGGGGCCTGGTCGGCGACGACGCGGAGGACGTCGCCTCCGACGCCTGGCTGGAGATCGCCCGCGACCTCGGCCGGTTCCGGGGCGACGGTGCCGGCTTCCGCGGCTGGACCGCGACCATCGCCCGGCACCGCGCGCTGGACCATCTGCGCCGGCAGCGGGTACGGCCCCGGGCGGCGCAGCTCGAACAGGACGCCCTGGAGCTGCCCGGCCGCCTCAGCACCCACGACCAGGCCCTGGAGTCGCTCTCCACGGAACGCGCGCTGGACCTGGTGCGCGGGCTGCCCCGGGACCAGGCCGAGGCGGTGCTGCTCCGGGTGGTCGTCGGCCTCGACGGGCCGGCCGCCGCCCGCGTCCTCGGCAAACGCCCCGGCGCCGTCCGCACCGCCGCGTACCGGGGACTGCGCCGCCTGGCCCGCCAACTCGGCACCGACGGTGCGACGGACGCCGATCCGCCGACGCCGGGGTGA
- a CDS encoding GNAT family N-acetyltransferase gives MRFRWDWLRPVVTVPFVPTIGPVHPSVLTEDLFTDTLTAASTDQWFLRYDKDIRWSESKDESVLAEDIVHRPHETLIPSLSRRGSGTIKVHVYGMEAESLLTASELARKLSAVHGAAKAHVVRFLGPEVPTRQGTRIQLMDFKAALCPAPVGPVRPFDEWPQGARESFADFARQMAPDGFAFLHDQMQAGQVGPVLTAVVAGKVVGAIGPMEIRPDAIGTSQLMPQYFGVLPKHRGSGLGRLLWRAAMHWGQTSGAAYQLLQTEVGGPSDRLCRSEGLASLGFSYSQAA, from the coding sequence ATGCGATTCCGCTGGGACTGGCTGCGTCCAGTGGTGACGGTGCCCTTCGTACCGACCATCGGCCCCGTGCATCCCTCGGTGCTCACCGAAGATCTGTTCACCGACACGTTGACTGCGGCCTCGACCGATCAATGGTTCCTGCGGTACGACAAGGACATCCGCTGGTCAGAGAGCAAAGACGAGAGCGTTCTCGCCGAGGACATCGTGCATCGGCCCCACGAGACGCTGATCCCCAGCCTGTCCCGTCGAGGCTCCGGGACGATCAAGGTCCACGTCTACGGCATGGAGGCCGAAAGCCTTCTGACAGCCTCCGAGTTGGCCCGGAAGCTCTCCGCCGTCCACGGCGCTGCGAAAGCCCACGTCGTCCGCTTCCTCGGTCCGGAGGTGCCCACCAGACAAGGCACCCGTATTCAGCTCATGGACTTCAAGGCAGCACTGTGCCCGGCGCCTGTCGGGCCCGTGCGTCCCTTCGACGAGTGGCCACAGGGGGCGAGGGAATCCTTCGCCGACTTCGCCCGTCAGATGGCCCCCGACGGCTTCGCCTTCCTCCACGACCAGATGCAGGCCGGACAGGTCGGCCCGGTCCTCACGGCGGTAGTCGCCGGCAAGGTGGTGGGCGCCATCGGACCCATGGAGATCCGCCCCGACGCCATCGGGACGTCGCAACTCATGCCGCAATACTTCGGCGTTCTGCCGAAGCATCGCGGCTCGGGTCTGGGTCGCTTGCTGTGGCGAGCTGCGATGCACTGGGGGCAGACCAGCGGAGCTGCCTATCAGCTACTCCAGACGGAGGTAGGCGGGCCCTCCGACCGCTTGTGTCGATCCGAGGGCCTCGCGTCACTCGGCTTCAGCTACTCGCAGGCTGCCTGA
- a CDS encoding radical SAM protein codes for MERSAPQPRLIASPFLDGHLVVRPGSTSALRIPAGHFTELAAASESQQPAPPWLRAAVLQRWGLEMPGGPLADSVLVRKPSPYDFGRASWEINLGCNLECPHCYLGVKEFSGLTWQQKVRLLDIMQDAGVLWLQITGGEPTIDRDFPGAYRYAFNLGMMLTVSTNATRLWNRDILRLFRDSPPYRIVVSMYGATEETFDQFTRRRGAWKAFKRGIDAGRAAGLPLRLNLIVTNETAHEADRMAALSDEWGIPHHAYTNMTPTIYGGPESLIAQSTEHLRERKPFTGCNAGVTFFHADPYGMVSMCKVGRDDQIDLLSEGIEGLRRLPGISDQLMLRTGGCEGCALSGSCRVCRPLAKQFQEAKAPLINYCQHGLSKEKLSL; via the coding sequence ATGGAAAGGTCGGCGCCTCAACCCCGTCTCATCGCCAGCCCGTTCCTCGACGGCCACCTCGTCGTTCGACCGGGCAGCACGTCGGCGCTACGCATCCCCGCCGGCCACTTCACCGAACTGGCCGCGGCCTCGGAGTCCCAGCAGCCGGCGCCACCCTGGCTGCGCGCGGCCGTTCTGCAGCGCTGGGGCCTCGAAATGCCCGGCGGGCCGCTCGCCGACTCCGTACTCGTGCGCAAACCGTCCCCCTACGACTTCGGTCGCGCGAGCTGGGAAATCAACCTGGGCTGCAACCTGGAGTGCCCACACTGCTATCTCGGCGTGAAGGAATTCTCCGGACTGACCTGGCAGCAGAAGGTCCGGCTACTGGACATCATGCAAGACGCGGGCGTGCTCTGGCTTCAGATCACCGGAGGCGAACCCACCATTGACCGCGACTTCCCCGGCGCCTACCGCTACGCCTTCAACCTGGGGATGATGCTCACCGTCTCCACCAACGCCACTCGGCTGTGGAATCGGGACATCCTGCGTCTCTTCCGGGACTCCCCTCCGTACCGGATCGTCGTCAGCATGTACGGCGCCACAGAGGAGACGTTCGACCAATTCACCCGGCGCCGGGGGGCATGGAAGGCGTTCAAGCGCGGTATCGACGCCGGCCGAGCTGCTGGCCTGCCGTTACGCCTGAACTTGATCGTCACCAACGAGACAGCGCACGAGGCCGATCGGATGGCCGCGCTCTCCGATGAGTGGGGCATCCCTCACCACGCTTACACGAACATGACGCCGACCATCTACGGCGGCCCGGAAAGCCTCATCGCCCAGTCCACTGAGCACCTGCGCGAGCGCAAGCCGTTCACCGGCTGCAACGCGGGGGTGACGTTCTTCCATGCCGACCCATACGGGATGGTCAGCATGTGCAAGGTCGGTCGGGACGATCAGATCGACCTCCTGTCCGAGGGCATCGAGGGACTGCGCCGGCTGCCTGGCATCTCGGACCAGCTCATGCTTCGCACCGGGGGCTGCGAGGGGTGCGCGCTATCCGGCTCCTGCCGCGTGTGCCGCCCGCTCGCCAAGCAGTTCCAGGAGGCGAAGGCACCACTGATCAATTACTGCCAGCACGGTCTATCGAAGGAGAAGCTGAGCCTATGA
- a CDS encoding ATP-binding protein, which yields MAEVFRPRAESVGAAREFTRRVLAGVGLDVDDIVLCVSELVANAVQHGSAPGRRFRLNIEIDDHRVRVECQDTVRRRARLRTPSIEDAGGRGLLLVQALTSRWGVDPRPPGKVVWFEIDRSPDEETERDRAEGKRQSPPRRQGTPPLHA from the coding sequence GTGGCTGAGGTGTTCCGTCCCCGAGCCGAATCGGTCGGGGCCGCACGTGAGTTCACACGACGGGTCCTTGCCGGCGTCGGCTTGGATGTCGACGACATCGTGCTGTGCGTATCCGAGTTGGTCGCGAACGCAGTGCAGCACGGTTCCGCTCCGGGCCGCCGATTCAGGCTCAACATCGAGATCGACGACCACAGGGTCCGGGTCGAGTGCCAAGACACCGTACGGAGGCGAGCCCGGCTCCGGACGCCCTCGATCGAGGACGCGGGAGGGCGGGGACTGCTGCTCGTTCAGGCGTTGACGAGCCGCTGGGGCGTAGACCCGCGTCCCCCCGGCAAGGTCGTCTGGTTCGAGATCGACCGTTCACCAGACGAAGAGACCGAGCGAGACCGGGCTGAAGGAAAGCGTCAGTCCCCACCACGTCGCCAGGGAACTCCCCCGCTGCATGCGTGA
- a CDS encoding helix-turn-helix transcriptional regulator, whose amino-acid sequence MSLAERRKARGLTQEGFAFAVGVDRRTVGRWERGRSKPRPYQRPKVAEVLQIDLDELDALLGPAEALPEPQGVVSKAHRGSGDTEEMIRREFLRLMAVSGALAAVPMEGADALTEGALRGGADDFERMNGHLWQVYQLARAKHSVRSIVQSQLGALNDALRGGGDRANVFCLAAGDLFQLAGELAFDANRYGDATASYSLAASASKEAGNYDLWACALIRSAYVDLSEERYRRAAETLGAARRVALHGDSSLSTRHWAAAVQAEAYAWMGDFDACEEALDEAEKVSNLSGEVSNGGWLRFDGSRLAEERGARYLQLNRLVLAEAALKDALRLKPLASGQSFRRRGAVLVDLAAIGAKRKDSDQVVQYGLEALRLARESGSGYVARRLQTLTAELGTFGRDRRIAELTAEIGTLPA is encoded by the coding sequence ATGAGCCTTGCCGAGAGGCGTAAAGCCCGGGGCTTAACCCAAGAGGGGTTCGCCTTCGCGGTCGGCGTCGATCGGCGCACCGTGGGCCGTTGGGAGAGAGGCCGATCGAAGCCCCGGCCTTACCAGCGGCCGAAGGTCGCCGAGGTGCTACAGATCGACCTCGATGAACTCGACGCCCTGTTGGGCCCGGCCGAAGCTCTGCCGGAGCCGCAGGGGGTGGTATCGAAAGCCCACCGCGGCTCGGGGGACACGGAAGAGATGATCCGACGCGAGTTTCTGCGCCTCATGGCGGTCTCCGGCGCGCTCGCCGCCGTGCCGATGGAGGGCGCGGACGCCTTGACGGAAGGCGCGCTACGAGGCGGCGCCGACGACTTCGAGCGCATGAACGGCCACCTCTGGCAGGTTTACCAACTTGCCCGTGCCAAGCACTCGGTGCGTTCCATCGTTCAGTCTCAGCTCGGAGCCCTGAACGACGCCCTTCGGGGCGGTGGTGATCGAGCGAACGTGTTCTGCCTCGCCGCCGGTGACCTGTTCCAGCTTGCGGGAGAGCTGGCCTTCGACGCCAACCGCTACGGTGACGCGACGGCCTCGTACTCGTTGGCCGCCAGCGCCAGCAAGGAGGCAGGCAACTACGATCTATGGGCCTGTGCGCTCATTCGTAGTGCGTACGTGGATCTTTCCGAGGAGCGCTACCGGCGAGCCGCGGAAACACTCGGCGCGGCACGTCGAGTCGCCCTTCACGGGGACAGCAGCCTCTCGACGCGGCATTGGGCGGCAGCGGTTCAGGCCGAGGCGTACGCGTGGATGGGTGACTTCGACGCCTGTGAGGAGGCGCTCGACGAAGCGGAGAAGGTGTCCAACCTCAGCGGTGAGGTCTCCAACGGTGGATGGCTGCGCTTCGACGGCTCCCGCCTGGCCGAGGAGCGCGGCGCCCGGTACTTGCAGCTCAACCGGCTCGTCCTCGCCGAGGCCGCTCTCAAGGACGCGCTTCGGCTCAAGCCCCTCGCCTCCGGCCAATCCTTCCGCCGCCGTGGCGCTGTGCTCGTCGACCTGGCCGCCATCGGGGCCAAGAGGAAGGATTCGGATCAGGTCGTGCAGTACGGGCTCGAAGCCCTCCGCCTGGCGCGCGAGTCCGGGTCCGGATACGTCGCCCGTAGACTCCAAACCCTGACTGCCGAGCTGGGCACTTTCGGACGCGACCGGCGCATTGCCGAGTTGACGGCCGAGATCGGCACCCTGCCGGCATGA
- a CDS encoding RNA polymerase sigma factor, translated as MLGDDAELTAAVCAAQNGDETAFRTVYRAVHPRLLGYVRTLVGDPDAEDVASEAWLQIARDLDRFSGDADRFRGWAARIARNRALDHIRMRGRRPAIGGDETELTGRAAESDTAGEAIEALATDSALSLIARLPQDQAEAVVLRVVVGLDAKTAAETLGKRAGAVRTAAHRGLKRLAELIGADPESAGGLDALPPQREPRHRAVTSATVTHTRTRTQKDM; from the coding sequence GTGCTGGGGGACGACGCGGAGCTGACCGCCGCGGTGTGTGCGGCACAGAACGGAGACGAGACCGCGTTCCGTACGGTGTACCGCGCGGTCCATCCCCGCCTGCTCGGATACGTCCGCACACTGGTCGGCGATCCGGACGCCGAGGACGTCGCGTCCGAGGCCTGGTTGCAGATCGCCCGCGACCTGGACCGGTTCAGCGGCGACGCCGACCGGTTCCGCGGCTGGGCCGCCAGGATCGCCCGCAACCGCGCCCTGGACCACATACGCATGCGCGGCCGCCGCCCCGCCATAGGCGGCGACGAGACGGAGCTGACCGGGCGGGCCGCCGAGTCCGACACGGCCGGCGAGGCCATCGAGGCCCTGGCCACCGACAGCGCCCTCTCCCTGATCGCCCGGCTCCCGCAGGACCAGGCCGAGGCGGTCGTCCTGCGCGTGGTCGTCGGCCTGGACGCCAAGACCGCCGCCGAGACCCTCGGCAAACGCGCGGGCGCCGTCCGCACCGCAGCGCACCGCGGTCTGAAGCGGCTCGCGGAGCTGATCGGCGCCGATCCGGAATCGGCGGGCGGACTCGACGCACTCCCGCCGCAGCGAGAACCGCGCCACCGCGCGGTGACGTCCGCAACTGTGACGCATACGCGTACGCGGACGCAGAAGGACATGTGA
- a CDS encoding L,D-transpeptidase family protein, whose protein sequence is MRIPGRPAVLLASAAVLAALCGCTVQPTGADGKRGLPVQVQVPGGRGHAPARPAPATTPTRPAAPAPRVLWSRGDSGTGVRELQARLRQVGWLAVGPTGSYGVLTERAVRGFQGRRGLPRTGATDAVTWQRLVAMTRPPAKWELYLMGGQPAGGPDPRCLTGRVLCIDKTSRTLRWMVDGRTLSTMAVRFGAQYTPTREGVFRVYWKSRHHVSTLYNAPMPYAMFFSGGQAVHYSYDFAARGYAGGSHGCVNVRDETAIARLFAQVRVGDKVVVSR, encoded by the coding sequence ATGAGGATCCCGGGGAGACCTGCCGTCCTGCTCGCCTCGGCCGCCGTGCTGGCCGCGCTCTGCGGGTGCACCGTGCAGCCGACGGGCGCCGACGGCAAACGCGGCCTGCCGGTGCAGGTCCAGGTGCCGGGCGGCCGCGGCCACGCGCCCGCCCGGCCGGCACCGGCCACCACGCCGACGCGGCCGGCCGCCCCCGCGCCGCGGGTGCTGTGGTCGCGCGGGGACAGCGGGACCGGCGTGCGGGAACTCCAGGCGCGGCTGCGCCAGGTGGGCTGGCTGGCCGTCGGGCCGACGGGGTCCTACGGGGTGCTCACCGAGCGGGCGGTCAGGGGCTTCCAGGGCAGGCGCGGGCTGCCGCGGACCGGCGCGACGGACGCCGTGACCTGGCAGCGGCTGGTGGCGATGACGCGTCCGCCCGCCAAGTGGGAGTTGTACCTGATGGGCGGTCAGCCGGCCGGCGGGCCGGACCCGCGCTGTCTGACCGGACGGGTGCTGTGCATCGACAAGACCAGCCGGACGCTGCGCTGGATGGTGGACGGGCGGACCCTCTCCACGATGGCGGTGCGCTTCGGCGCGCAGTACACCCCGACCCGCGAGGGTGTGTTCCGCGTCTACTGGAAGTCACGGCACCACGTGTCGACCCTCTACAACGCGCCGATGCCGTACGCGATGTTCTTCAGCGGCGGCCAGGCGGTGCACTACTCGTACGACTTCGCGGCGCGCGGATACGCGGGCGGCTCGCACGGATGCGTCAACGTACGGGACGAGACGGCGATCGCCCGGCTGTTCGCTCAGGTGCGGGTGGGCGACAAGGTCGTCGTCTCCCGGTGA